TGTCGGTGCCGGCGACCGCCCGGGCGATGGCCTTGCCGACCTCGGTGGATCCGGTGAAGGCGACCTTGTCGACGTCGGGGTGCGACACGATCGCGCGGCCGGTGTCGCCGGCGCCGGTGACGATGTTGACGACGCCGGGCGGCAGGTCGGCCTGCTGGCAGATCTCGGCGAAGAGCAGCGCGGTCAGGGGCGTGGTCTCGGCGGGCTTGAGCACGACCGTGTTGCCGCACGCCAGCGCCGGGGCGATCTTCCAGGCCAGCATCAGCAGCGGGAAGTTCCACGGGATGACCTGGCCGGCGACGCCGAGCGGCGTCGAGCCGTAGCCGGAGTACTCGAGCTTGTCGGCCCAGCCGGCGTAGTAGAAGAAGTGGGCGGCGACGATCGGCACGTCGACGTCGCGCGACTCCTTGATCGGCTTGCCGTTGTCGATCGACTCCAGGACGGCGAGCTCGCGGCCGCGCTCCTGGATGATCCGGGCGATCCGGTAGAGGTACTTGGCGCGCTCGGCCCCGGACATCCGCGACCAGACGCGGGTGTAGGCGCGGCGGGCGGCCTTGACGGCCTCGTCGACGTCGGCGTCGCTGGCCTCGGCGATCTCGGCGAGGACCTCCTCGGTGGCCGGGTTGACGGTCTTGAACGACGTGCCGCTGCCGTCGACGAACTCGCCGTTGACGAACAGGCCGTAGGACGGCTTGATGTCGACGATGGCGCGCGACTCGGGCGCGGGGGCGTACTCGAAAATGTTGGTCATCCCCATCAGTCCAGCGTGAAGTAGTCGGGACCGGAGTAGCGTCCGGTCGTCATCTTGGTGCGCTGCATCAGCAGGTCGTTGAGCAGCGTGGAGGCGCCGAAGCGGAACCAGTCGGGGTCGAGCCAGTCGCCGCCGCAGATCTCGTTGACCATCACGAGGTACTTGATGGCGTCCTTGGTGGTCCTGATGCCGCCGGCGGGCTTGACGCCGACCATCTGCCCGGTCTGGTCGCGGAAGTCGCGCACCGCCTCGAGCATGATCAGGGTGACCGGGAGGGTCGCGGCGGGCTGGACCTTGCCGGTGGAGGTCTTGATGAAGTGGCCACCGGCCATCATCGCCAGCCAGCTGGCGCGCCGGACGTTGTCGTAGGTCTGCAGCTCACCGGTCTCGAAGATCACCTTGAGGTGCGCGCTGGTGCCGTCGGGCCTCGCGCAGGCCTCGCGGACCAGGGCGATCTCCTCGAAGACGTCGAGGTAGCGCCCCGAGAGGAACGCCCCGCGGTCGATGACCATGTCGATCTCGTCGGCGCCGGCCTCGACCGCGTCACGGGTGTCGGCGAGCTTGATGTCCATCGCGGCGCGACCGCTGGGGAACGCGGTGGCGACCGCCGCGACGTGGACGCCGCTGTCGCCGAGCGTCTGCTTGGCGGTGGCGACCATGTCGGGGTAGACGCACACGGCGGCGGTGGCCGGGCAGGTCGGGTCGGCCGGGTCGGGACGCATCGCCTTCGAGGCGAGCGCGCGGACCTTGCCGTGCGTGTCCTGGCCCTCGAGCGTGGTCAGGTCGACCATGCGGATGGCCAGGTCGATGGCGAAGGCCTTCGACGTCGTCTTGATCGACCGGGTGGCCAGGCCCGCGGCGCGAGCCTCGCACCCGACCTGGTCGACCCCGGGGAGGCCGTGGAGGAATCGACGGAGCGAGGAGTCCGAGCGCACGATGTCGTCGAAGACGCCGCCGTGGGTCGCGGAGGTGCTCGCCGTTGGGCTGGCAGTGGGTGTCACCGGCCCAGCATAGAGTTGGGTCGAAGGCCCCCCGCAATCCGTGATGGCCGACGGTCTGCTCACATCGACGAGGACGACATGGCATCCCTGCAGGACGACCACGAGGTCGTGGTCGAGCGGTTCCAGCCATCCAGTGGCCGGTTCTCGGGCTGGGCGACGCTCGTGCTGTCCGCCCTCCTCGTGGTGGCCGGCGTGGCCTACTTCGACGACGGGTTCCCCGCCTGGGTGACCGCCGCGGGCCTGCTCGTCGGCGTGCTGGCGTGGGCGGCCAACCTGCGCCCGGCGCTGTGGGTCACCGAGGAGCACCTCGTCATGCGCAACCTCGCCGAGACCGTCCACATCCGCCTCGACGCGATCGAGGAGCTGGCCGTGCGCCAGGTCCTGGCGGTCCGCGCCGCCGACCAGCGCTTCGTCAGCACCGTGCTGGGACGCAGCTGGCGCAAGGCGATCGTCTCGCGCAGGGGCTCCACCGACGACGGTCCGCGCGAGGGCATGCCCTACGCCGACTGGGCCGAGCACCGCCTCCACGAGCTGGTCGACGCCGCCCGCGACCGCACGGGGGTGCGGCCCGGGTCGAAGGAGCAGCTGGCCCTGCCCGACGCCGTGCGCCGCGAGCCGGCGGTGCTGCCCCTCGCGTTGACCGGGGCGGCCGTCGTGGCGCTGCTGGTCAGCCTCTTCGTCTGAGGTCCCTCAGGCGCGGCGAGCGGCCGCGACGGTGCCCGGCGTGGGGAACCAGCGAGCGACGACGGCCGACTGCCCGAGCGTCCACGTCGAGCTGCACACCCAGTAGACGAGCAGGGCCACCGGCACGACGCCGCCCGCCACGAGCATCCCGCCTGCCGACATCACGGGGATGATCCGCTGCGCCGCCACCATCGCCTCCGGCATCCCCTCGAGGGGGGTGTTGGGCGCGACGACGAAGCGCTGGGTGACGTAGGACAGCACCGCCGCGGTCAGGGCCAGTCCGGCGACGACGGCGAGGTGCACCCCGCCACCGCCGAGGTAGCCGCGGCCGGCCAGCGAGACGCCGACGACCGACGCCGCGCCGAAGGACGACACCAGGCCGGGGCCCATCGCGCCCACCGCCGCGCCCGAGGCGACGTCCGCCACGAGGTGGTAGAGCGCGATCCACACGGGCAGCTGGAGCAGCACCGGCAGGCAGCCCAGCCGGCTCACCCCGTGCTCGGCCGACACCGTGCGCCGCTCCCGCATCAGGGCACGCACGCTCTCGGCGTCGGTGCGTCCGCGGTAGCGCTCCGCGATGCCCTGCAGGTGGGGCCGCGCCCGGGCGGCGGCGTGCGCCTGGCGGACGCCGTGGACGACGAGCGGCAGCACCGCGAGGCGTACGAGGACGACGAGGGCGGCGATGCCGAGCACCCAGGTCGCGGCGGCATCGGGCGGGGCGCCGAGGGAGGTGAGGGCGTCGTGGGTGGCGGCGAGGACCGCGGCGAGGGCGTGCGAGATCGGGTCGAGCAAGGACATGGGTGTGCTCCTGGGACGGTGGGGACGGGTCTGGACGGGCTCGCCGGAGGCGAGGGTCAGACCAGTCCCGGCGCACGCGGTCGCACCGGGTGGTGCCCCGCGTCGGTCGTCCGCCCCGCGAGCACGAGGGGCACGTCGGCGGCACGTCGCCGCGGTCGCAGCGAGCGCAGGGTCGCGTCGGGGACGACAGCAGGGCCGCGTACGCCCATCAGGGTCGTGGCGGCGGCGAGCGCGGCGAGCACCACGAGCGCCTCGGCCGGCATCGTCGAGACCGTCGGAGCGATCGTGATGGCGGCGGCGATCGACGCCAGCGCGAGCACCACGGTCCGGAGCATGTCCGCCACCCTAGCCCGCCGCTCCCCCGGCGGGACGTCATGGGAATGCCCGGTCCGAGGCGGGGATTCCCCTGACGCTGCGCGCCGGGTCGGCGGTGGGCGGGCTCAGCCGCCGAAGACGGTGCCGCGCAGGTCGGCCGTGATCGCGTCGAGCCGGCCGACCGCGGCGATCCGGGCGGCGTCGACCCCGCCCTCGCCGGGGCCGTCGCCGACGGGTACGACGACCTCGAGGTAGCACTTCACCTTGGGCTCGGTGCCGCTCGGGCGCACGATGACCCGCCCGCCCTCGGCCAGCGTGTAGCGCATCCCGTCGGTGGGGGGCAGCCGGTCGGAGCCCTCGGAGAGGTCCTCGACCCGCTCCACGGCCAGGCCGCCGAGCGAGCGGGGCGGGGTGGCCCGCAGCCGCTGCATGGTCGCGGGGATCGCGGCGAGGTCGTCGAAGCGCACGGAGAGCTGGTCGGTGGCGTGCAGGCCGTGCACGCGCGAGATGTCGTCGAGGATGTCGGTGAGCGCCCGGCCGTCGGCCTTGGCCTGCGCCGCGAGCTCGCAGACCAGCACGAGCGCCGAGACGCCGTCCTTGTCCCTGACGTGCTCGGGGTCGCAGCAGTAGCCCAGCGCCTCCTCGTAGCCGAAGGCTAGCCCCTCGACCCGGCCGATCCACTTGAAGCCGGTGAGCGTCTCCTCGTGCGGCTGGCCGGCCGCGGCCGCCATCTTGCCGAGCAGGCTCGACGACACGATGGAGTTGGCGTAGGTGCCCCGCTGTCCGCGGGCGAGCAGGTGGTGCGCGAGCAGGGCGCCCACCTCGTCGCCGCGCAGCATCCGCCACCCGTGGGCGTCGGGGACGGCGACGGCGCAGCGGTCGGCGTCGGGGTCGTTGGCGACCACCAGGTCGGCCCCGTGCTTCCTGGCGAGGTCGAGGGCGAGGTCCATCGCGCCCGGCTCCTCGGGATTGGGGAACGCCACGGTCGGGAAGTCGGGGTCGGGGTGCTCCTGCTCCTCGACGACCTGGGGCGCGTCGAAGCCGGCCGTCTCCAGCACCTGCGCGACGGTCGCGCCGCCCACCCCGTGGAGCGGGGTGTAGACGATGCGCAGGTCGCGCGGACCGTCCTCGGCCAGGCCCGCGACGGTGTCGAGGTAGCGGTCGACGATCTGCTCGCCGACGAGGGTGCCGGCGTTGCCACGCGGCACGTCGGCCAGCGGGCCGACCGCGGCGATGCGGGCCGCGATCTCGCTGTCGGCGGGCGGGACGATCTGGCTGCCGTCGCCGAGGTAGACCTTGTAGCCGTTGTCCTCCGGCGGGTTGTGGCTGGCGGTGA
The sequence above is drawn from the Nocardioides sp. zg-1228 genome and encodes:
- a CDS encoding aldehyde dehydrogenase family protein, whose translation is MTNIFEYAPAPESRAIVDIKPSYGLFVNGEFVDGSGTSFKTVNPATEEVLAEIAEASDADVDEAVKAARRAYTRVWSRMSGAERAKYLYRIARIIQERGRELAVLESIDNGKPIKESRDVDVPIVAAHFFYYAGWADKLEYSGYGSTPLGVAGQVIPWNFPLLMLAWKIAPALACGNTVVLKPAETTPLTALLFAEICQQADLPPGVVNIVTGAGDTGRAIVSHPDVDKVAFTGSTEVGKAIARAVAGTDKKVTLELGGKAANIVFDDAPLDQAVEGIVNGIFFNQGHVCCAGSRLLVQESVADEVMDRLKRRMATLRVGDPLDKNTDVGAINSAEQLAKIRELSEVGESEGAERWSAPCELPANGYWYAPTVFTGVTQAHRIAREEIFGPVLSVLTFRTPSEAVEKANNTPFGLSAGVWTDKGSRILSMANQLRAGVVWANTFNKFDPTSPFGGYKESGYGREGGRHGLEGYLKGADA
- the deoC gene encoding deoxyribose-phosphate aldolase; its protein translation is MVRSDSSLRRFLHGLPGVDQVGCEARAAGLATRSIKTTSKAFAIDLAIRMVDLTTLEGQDTHGKVRALASKAMRPDPADPTCPATAAVCVYPDMVATAKQTLGDSGVHVAAVATAFPSGRAAMDIKLADTRDAVEAGADEIDMVIDRGAFLSGRYLDVFEEIALVREACARPDGTSAHLKVIFETGELQTYDNVRRASWLAMMAGGHFIKTSTGKVQPAATLPVTLIMLEAVRDFRDQTGQMVGVKPAGGIRTTKDAIKYLVMVNEICGGDWLDPDWFRFGASTLLNDLLMQRTKMTTGRYSGPDYFTLD
- the yidC gene encoding membrane protein insertase YidC yields the protein MSLLDPISHALAAVLAATHDALTSLGAPPDAAATWVLGIAALVVLVRLAVLPLVVHGVRQAHAAARARPHLQGIAERYRGRTDAESVRALMRERRTVSAEHGVSRLGCLPVLLQLPVWIALYHLVADVASGAAVGAMGPGLVSSFGAASVVGVSLAGRGYLGGGGVHLAVVAGLALTAAVLSYVTQRFVVAPNTPLEGMPEAMVAAQRIIPVMSAGGMLVAGGVVPVALLVYWVCSSTWTLGQSAVVARWFPTPGTVAAARRA
- a CDS encoding phospho-sugar mutase yields the protein MTAHQTDPDLLDRARAWAAEDPDEQTRAELEAVLAAAGRGEQTDLADRFAGTLEFGTAGLRGALGAGPNRMNRVVVTRAAAGLAAYLRDTGHAGGSVVIGFDARHNSAVFARDTAEVMTGAGFKALVMPRPLPTPLLAFAIRELGCAAGVMVTASHNPPEDNGYKVYLGDGSQIVPPADSEIAARIAAVGPLADVPRGNAGTLVGEQIVDRYLDTVAGLAEDGPRDLRIVYTPLHGVGGATVAQVLETAGFDAPQVVEEQEHPDPDFPTVAFPNPEEPGAMDLALDLARKHGADLVVANDPDADRCAVAVPDAHGWRMLRGDEVGALLAHHLLARGQRGTYANSIVSSSLLGKMAAAAGQPHEETLTGFKWIGRVEGLAFGYEEALGYCCDPEHVRDKDGVSALVLVCELAAQAKADGRALTDILDDISRVHGLHATDQLSVRFDDLAAIPATMQRLRATPPRSLGGLAVERVEDLSEGSDRLPPTDGMRYTLAEGGRVIVRPSGTEPKVKCYLEVVVPVGDGPGEGGVDAARIAAVGRLDAITADLRGTVFGG